In the genome of Salvelinus sp. IW2-2015 unplaced genomic scaffold, ASM291031v2 Un_scaffold1377, whole genome shotgun sequence, one region contains:
- the LOC111980568 gene encoding cytochrome c oxidase assembly factor 3 homolog, mitochondrial: MAAEGVGEIASKEQLTVAQKQVLRKRQDLDYWKKNALKIRSRNRITGLAIGAFVIGMFSYTILSVKQERIMEDIDNEAKINYIRGPRTGTNS, from the exons ATGGCGGCTGAAGGAGTTGGAGAGATCGCTTCTAAGGAGCAACTTACAGTGGCACAGAAACAAGTTCTCAGGAAAAGACAAGATCTCGACTATTGGAAGAAAAACGCGCTAAAAATACGTAGTCGCAACCGCATAACTGGACTAGCTATCGGGGCGTTTGTCATCGGCATGT TCAGCTACACTATCCTCTCAGTGAAGCAGGAGAGGATCATGGAGGACATTGATAACGAGGCAAAGATAAATTACATCAGAGGCCCCAGGACCGGGACCAACTCTTAA
- the LOC112070601 gene encoding rho GTPase-activating protein 27 isoform X1, which translates to MISLKDSLLYIEPGINQTNFEQVENASPNTAVYANVTELKKNIPQSPPLVALSPDLPLTQEGWQVYTDKDSGKEFYYRPATGQTTWADPRSTLPSTDMELPKEALAVPALSMALSPALSPALSPALSPASSQGSNWEQVLDETTGRNYFYNPTSGATSWGAPEPIAPSSPVTEPPVLKLPDRGPPPLPKEDYLTEDHEAPDTSSSVFPKDLLPMPQAKLAVIPRAILDSVPAGWKRSMDADGKPVFTSERTQEQWLKSVDQEGKTYYYLRDGSRSQWNLPAELPVASSLPKVRNGVDQDSPPVLKNWRHTIGPAQFGPSQEDNRFFPTHRRNVSDITSEASSSGNSTETPHHTDRLGVRSRLSHLSTDSHHEHTHLLEKAGILNKTKVADNGKRIRKNWSPSWTVLHGGILTFHKDPKYAPSGNSNKTNQITPEYTVELRGATVGWAPKDKSSKKNVLELKTRHGCEYLVQYDTESIISDWHRIILDTVRQLDQDHLSEEEEEEPMEKSPLASDRDKRTSSATKITPGISAESSDQGRVRTKLRKFLQKRPTLQSVKEKGYIRDNVFGCHLDTLCHRENSTVPRFVEKCIRAVEIRGLDIDGIYRVSGNLAVIQRLRHKADHEENLDLEDGQWEEIHVITGALKLFLRELPEPLFPFSFFDKFIAAIKIQDYPQKVSYFRDLVRSLPLPNHDTMHLLFKHLLKVIEFGEKNRMSVQSVAIVFGPTLLRPQTESANITVYMVFQNQIVELILKEFETVFAPS; encoded by the exons GTGGAAAATGCCAGCCCCAACACTGCTGTTTACGCCAATGTCACCGAGCTGAAGAAAAACATCCCACAATCCCCTCCGTTAGTAGCTCTGAGTCCTGACTTACCTCTTACCCAGGAGGGATGGCAGGTGTACACTGACAAGGACAGCGGGAAAGAGTTCTATTACCGCCCAGCCACGGGCCAAACCACTTGGGCCGACCCCCGTAGCACCCTCCCATCCACAGACATGGAGCTGCCCAAGGAGGCGTTGGCTGTCCCAGCCCTGTCCATGGCCCTTTCCCCTGCCCTGTCCCCGGCCCTTTCCCCGGCCCTGTCCCCAGCCTCATCCCAGGGTTCCAACTGGGAACAGGTGTTGGATGAGACCACAGGTCGAAACTACTTCTATAACCCCACCTCTGGGGCCACGTCCTGGGGAGCTCCGGAGCCCAtcgccccctcctctcctgttaCTGAGCCTCCTGTGCTGAAGCTCCCAGACAGAGGACCG CCCCCTCTCCCAAAGGAAGACTACCTGACAGAAGACCACGAAGCTCCAGACACTTCCTCCTCGGTGTTCCCCAAAGACCTCCTGCCAATGCCGCAGGCTAAACTGGCCGTCATACCCCGGGCCATTCTAGACAGTGTCCCGGCGGGCTGGAAGCGCTCCATGGATGCAGATGGGAAGCCCGTTTTCACCAGCGAACGCACACAGGAGCAG TGGCTCAAGTCTGTGGATCAAGAAGGAAAGACGTACTACTACCTGAGAGACGGCTCCAGATCCCAGTGGAACCTTCCAGCAGAG CTCCCAGTTGCATCCAGTCTGCCTAAGGTGAGGAATGGAGTGGACCAGGACAGTCCGCCGGTTCTGAAGAACTGGAGACACACCATCGGCCCAGCTCAGTTTGGCCCCTCCCAAGAAGACAAC AGGTTCTTTCCAACACATAGGAGAAATGTTTCGGACATCACCAGTGAAGCATCCAGCTCAGGCAACTCCACCGAGACACCACACCAT ACTGATAGGTTGGGAGTACGGAGTAGACTGTCACATCTGAGCACAGACTCACATCATGAGCAC ACACATCTACTGGAGAAGGCAGGTATCCTGAACAAAACCAAGGTGGCCGACAATGGAAAAAGAATTAG GAAGAATTGGAGTCCGTCATGGACAGTGCTGCATGGAGGCATTCTCACGTTTCACAAAGACCCAAAATATGCACCCTCAGGAAACTCT AACAAGACCAATCAGATCACCCCAGAGTACACAGTGGAGCTGCGGGGAGCCACTGTGGGCTGGGCCCCCAAGGACAAGTCCAGCAAGAAGAACGTTCTGGAG TTGAAAACGCGTCATGGGTGTGAGTACCTGGTCCAGTACGACACAGAGAGCATCATTTCTGACTGGCACAGGATCATACTGGACACCGTCAGACAGCTG gaccAAGATCACTTGtcggaagaggaagaggaggaacctATGGAGAAATCTCCACTTGCttcagacagagacaagaggacCAGCT CAGCCACCAAAATTACGCCAGGCATCAGTGCCGAGTCATCAGATCAGGGGCGTGTCCGCACCAAACTACGCAAGTTCCTCCAGAAGAGGCCCACACTGCAGTCAGTGAAGGAGAAGGGCTACATAAGAG ATAATGTGTTTGGTTGTCATCTGGACACGCTGTGCCATCGAGAGAACAGCACTGTGCCCAGGTTTGTGGAGAAGTGCATCAGGGCAGTGGAGATTAGAG GTCTGGACATTGATGGGATCTACAGAGTTAGTGGGAATCTAGCTGTCATTCAGAGACTACGCCACAAAGCAGATCATG aggaAAATCTGGACCTAGAGGACGGTCAGTGGGAGGAGATCCATGTGATCACAGGGGCGCTGAAGCTCTTCCTGAGGGAGCTGCCTGAACCTCTCTTCCCTTTCAGCTTCTTCGACAAGTTTATCGCTGCCATCA AAATCCAGGACTATCCTCAGAAGGTGTCGTACTTCCGTGACCTGGTGAGGTCCCTTCCCCTGCCCAACCACGATACCATGCACCTCCTTTTCAAACATCTCCTCAA aGTGATTGAGTTTGGGGAAAAGAACCGTATGTCAGTCCAGAGTGTGGCCATCGTGTTTGGCCCTACGTTACTCAGGCCCCAGACTGAGTCGGCCAACATCACCGTTTACATGGTCTTCCAGAACCAGATTGTGGAGCTCATCCTCAAAGAGTTTGAGACAGTGTTTGCCCCCAGCTGA
- the LOC112070601 gene encoding rho GTPase-activating protein 27 isoform X2: protein MISLKDSLLYIEPGINQTNFEQVENASPNTAVYANVTELKKNIPQSPPLVALSPDLPLTQEGWQVYTDKDSGKEFYYRPATGQTTWADPRSTLPSTDMELPKEALAVPALSMALSPALSPALSPALSPASSQGSNWEQVLDETTGRNYFYNPTSGATSWGAPEPIAPSSPVTEPPVLKLPDRGPPPLPKEDYLTEDHEAPDTSSSVFPKDLLPMPQAKLAVIPRAILDSVPAGWKRSMDADGKPVFTSERTQEQWLKSVDQEGKTYYYLRDGSRSQWNLPAELPVASSLPKVRNGVDQDSPPVLKNWRHTIGPAQFGPSQEDNRFFPTHRRNVSDITSEASSSGNSTETPHHTDRLGVRSRLSHLSTDSHHEHTHLLEKAGILNKTKVADNGKRIRKNWSPSWTVLHGGILTFHKDPKYAPSGNSNKTNQITPEYTVELRGATVGWAPKDKSSKKNVLELKTRHGCEYLVQYDTESIISDWHRIILDTVRQLDQDHLSEEEEEEPMEKSPLASDRDKRTSSTKITPGISAESSDQGRVRTKLRKFLQKRPTLQSVKEKGYIRDNVFGCHLDTLCHRENSTVPRFVEKCIRAVEIRGLDIDGIYRVSGNLAVIQRLRHKADHEENLDLEDGQWEEIHVITGALKLFLRELPEPLFPFSFFDKFIAAIKIQDYPQKVSYFRDLVRSLPLPNHDTMHLLFKHLLKVIEFGEKNRMSVQSVAIVFGPTLLRPQTESANITVYMVFQNQIVELILKEFETVFAPS, encoded by the exons GTGGAAAATGCCAGCCCCAACACTGCTGTTTACGCCAATGTCACCGAGCTGAAGAAAAACATCCCACAATCCCCTCCGTTAGTAGCTCTGAGTCCTGACTTACCTCTTACCCAGGAGGGATGGCAGGTGTACACTGACAAGGACAGCGGGAAAGAGTTCTATTACCGCCCAGCCACGGGCCAAACCACTTGGGCCGACCCCCGTAGCACCCTCCCATCCACAGACATGGAGCTGCCCAAGGAGGCGTTGGCTGTCCCAGCCCTGTCCATGGCCCTTTCCCCTGCCCTGTCCCCGGCCCTTTCCCCGGCCCTGTCCCCAGCCTCATCCCAGGGTTCCAACTGGGAACAGGTGTTGGATGAGACCACAGGTCGAAACTACTTCTATAACCCCACCTCTGGGGCCACGTCCTGGGGAGCTCCGGAGCCCAtcgccccctcctctcctgttaCTGAGCCTCCTGTGCTGAAGCTCCCAGACAGAGGACCG CCCCCTCTCCCAAAGGAAGACTACCTGACAGAAGACCACGAAGCTCCAGACACTTCCTCCTCGGTGTTCCCCAAAGACCTCCTGCCAATGCCGCAGGCTAAACTGGCCGTCATACCCCGGGCCATTCTAGACAGTGTCCCGGCGGGCTGGAAGCGCTCCATGGATGCAGATGGGAAGCCCGTTTTCACCAGCGAACGCACACAGGAGCAG TGGCTCAAGTCTGTGGATCAAGAAGGAAAGACGTACTACTACCTGAGAGACGGCTCCAGATCCCAGTGGAACCTTCCAGCAGAG CTCCCAGTTGCATCCAGTCTGCCTAAGGTGAGGAATGGAGTGGACCAGGACAGTCCGCCGGTTCTGAAGAACTGGAGACACACCATCGGCCCAGCTCAGTTTGGCCCCTCCCAAGAAGACAAC AGGTTCTTTCCAACACATAGGAGAAATGTTTCGGACATCACCAGTGAAGCATCCAGCTCAGGCAACTCCACCGAGACACCACACCAT ACTGATAGGTTGGGAGTACGGAGTAGACTGTCACATCTGAGCACAGACTCACATCATGAGCAC ACACATCTACTGGAGAAGGCAGGTATCCTGAACAAAACCAAGGTGGCCGACAATGGAAAAAGAATTAG GAAGAATTGGAGTCCGTCATGGACAGTGCTGCATGGAGGCATTCTCACGTTTCACAAAGACCCAAAATATGCACCCTCAGGAAACTCT AACAAGACCAATCAGATCACCCCAGAGTACACAGTGGAGCTGCGGGGAGCCACTGTGGGCTGGGCCCCCAAGGACAAGTCCAGCAAGAAGAACGTTCTGGAG TTGAAAACGCGTCATGGGTGTGAGTACCTGGTCCAGTACGACACAGAGAGCATCATTTCTGACTGGCACAGGATCATACTGGACACCGTCAGACAGCTG gaccAAGATCACTTGtcggaagaggaagaggaggaacctATGGAGAAATCTCCACTTGCttcagacagagacaagaggacCAGCT CCACCAAAATTACGCCAGGCATCAGTGCCGAGTCATCAGATCAGGGGCGTGTCCGCACCAAACTACGCAAGTTCCTCCAGAAGAGGCCCACACTGCAGTCAGTGAAGGAGAAGGGCTACATAAGAG ATAATGTGTTTGGTTGTCATCTGGACACGCTGTGCCATCGAGAGAACAGCACTGTGCCCAGGTTTGTGGAGAAGTGCATCAGGGCAGTGGAGATTAGAG GTCTGGACATTGATGGGATCTACAGAGTTAGTGGGAATCTAGCTGTCATTCAGAGACTACGCCACAAAGCAGATCATG aggaAAATCTGGACCTAGAGGACGGTCAGTGGGAGGAGATCCATGTGATCACAGGGGCGCTGAAGCTCTTCCTGAGGGAGCTGCCTGAACCTCTCTTCCCTTTCAGCTTCTTCGACAAGTTTATCGCTGCCATCA AAATCCAGGACTATCCTCAGAAGGTGTCGTACTTCCGTGACCTGGTGAGGTCCCTTCCCCTGCCCAACCACGATACCATGCACCTCCTTTTCAAACATCTCCTCAA aGTGATTGAGTTTGGGGAAAAGAACCGTATGTCAGTCCAGAGTGTGGCCATCGTGTTTGGCCCTACGTTACTCAGGCCCCAGACTGAGTCGGCCAACATCACCGTTTACATGGTCTTCCAGAACCAGATTGTGGAGCTCATCCTCAAAGAGTTTGAGACAGTGTTTGCCCCCAGCTGA